The proteins below come from a single Portunus trituberculatus isolate SZX2019 chromosome 4, ASM1759143v1, whole genome shotgun sequence genomic window:
- the LOC123511261 gene encoding uncharacterized protein LOC123511261, producing MSPKRTFTWTVDHDQAFSNVKKALSSPPVLATFDPALPTVLQIDASRLFGVGYILLQDHGGGKFRLVQCGSRFLTDAETRYATIELELVAVRLKEISAFVFTAVWRAGKDLCIPDALSHAPVSYPTPEDSLLDTETHQSIRRLVTQPATDSLANPHQNDDMVLEELQTAARADPSYVQLVENVKKGFPNDRYTLHNALRPYWKIRDELYCDGDIVLHGARVVVPAVLRRRTLARLHDSHRGAEATKRRARQAVYWPGIDADIVNTTRHLLPPYVTSGTSSETWEYQYASARMEDPSSPVESSPSS from the exons ATGAGCCCAAAGAGGACCTTCACATGGACTGTTGATCACGACCAGGCCTTCAGCAACGTAAAGAAAGCCCTATCCAGTCCCCCAGTCCTCGCTACGTTCGACCCGGCCCTACCCACCGTCCTGCAGATAGACGCCTCTCGCCTCTTCGGGGTGGGATACATCCTCCTGCAAGATCACGGCGGTGGAAAGTTCCGGCTCGTGCAGTGTGGTTCGCGCTTCCTCACAGACGCCGAGACGCGCTATGCCACCATCGAGCTTGAACTAGTGGCTGTG aggctgaaggagatCTCAGCGTTTGTCTTCACTGCAGTATGGCGTGCCGGGAAGGACCTCTGCATCCCTGATGCCCTTTCCCATGCCCCAGTAAGCTATCCAACTCCAGAAGACAGCCTGCTAGACACCGAGACCCACCAATCCATAAGACGACTGGTCACGCAACCTGCCACGGACTCCCTTGCTAATCCTCACCAGAATGACGACATGGTCCTGGAAGAGCTACAGACAGCAGCGCGTGCCGACCCCTCCTACGTACAGCTCgtggaaaatgtgaagaagggaTTCCCCAACGACCGCTACACTCTTCACAATGCACTACGCCCGTACTGGAAAATACGAGACGAACTCTATTGCGATGGAGATATTGTCCTGCACGGTGCACGGGTGGTTGTCCCTGCTGTTCTACGACGACGCACCCTGGCCCGCCTACATGACAGCCATCGTGGGGCAGAGGCCACGAAGCGTCGGGCACGACAGGCTGTCTACTGGCCTGGGATCGACGCTGACATCGTCAACACG ACACGACATCTACTGCCACCATACGTCACTTCCGGCACCTCTTCAGAGACCTGGGAGTACCAGTACGCCTCCGCACGGATGGAGGACCCCAGTTCACCAGTCGAGAGCTCGCCGTCTTcttag